The Desmonostoc muscorum LEGE 12446 genome includes a region encoding these proteins:
- a CDS encoding DUF928 domain-containing protein has product MLLNRTKGLFLLMSVLVSWASYSIILLAWAETEVNNNQTSQAQINLTSVEKDPPKRGTPPAKEGTGSRGDCIYQQDKPSLTRIVGGNQSYFSVKDYPTIWVYLPYTAQEATSGEFSLQDGDMEVYHTRFKLPSRSGVVGITLPSTIPALKVGKEYRWYFDINCSRNISSNNSSTPASVTGIVERKLISVELEKDLKTAKTPLDKILVYAKNDIWYEAITELAQLRLNEPNNSTLQKIWVEILNTKNLGLANIFQEPIIGNMILTSGDLTVSE; this is encoded by the coding sequence ATGTTGTTAAATCGCACAAAAGGTTTATTTCTCTTGATGTCGGTACTAGTTAGTTGGGCTAGCTATTCGATCATTTTACTCGCATGGGCAGAAACAGAAGTTAACAATAACCAAACATCTCAAGCACAAATTAATTTGACTTCAGTGGAAAAAGACCCCCCAAAGAGGGGAACACCTCCAGCAAAAGAGGGAACAGGAAGCAGAGGTGATTGTATTTATCAGCAGGATAAACCTTCACTGACTCGTATAGTAGGTGGTAATCAATCTTACTTTTCTGTTAAAGATTATCCAACTATTTGGGTTTATCTGCCTTACACTGCTCAGGAAGCAACTAGCGGAGAATTCTCTTTACAGGATGGAGATATGGAGGTGTACCACACTCGCTTTAAGTTACCCAGCAGATCTGGAGTTGTTGGTATTACTTTACCCTCAACAATTCCAGCTTTAAAGGTTGGCAAAGAGTATCGATGGTATTTTGACATTAATTGTTCTCGTAATATCTCTTCCAATAATTCATCGACACCAGCTTCCGTAACAGGAATTGTAGAGAGAAAGTTAATCTCTGTAGAACTTGAAAAAGATTTAAAAACAGCAAAAACTCCCTTGGATAAGATTTTGGTTTATGCGAAAAATGATATTTGGTATGAAGCGATAACTGAATTGGCTCAATTACGTTTAAACGAGCCAAATAATTCTACACTACAGAAAATTTGGGTTGAAATTTTAAATACCAAAAATTTGGGTTTAGCGAATATTTTTCAAGAACCAATTATTGGTAATATGATTTTAACTTCAGGTGATTTGACTGTTTCAGAGTAA
- a CDS encoding CHAT domain-containing protein yields MKRLLGFILLIIFGLIFSLNIPMLFPVIAQNPPTQIQPASALSLVQSAKKYYDAGQFSAAVQLLQQAAQIYQVSGDIDRQAQALSLMSLVQQKLGLWQQAKTAIDTSLNLLDKLPFDKEFSRLRAQVLNNLGHWQLAQGQTEAALLSWEKAEKLYVQSGDTVTIIGIQMNQALALQALGLYRRAEKLLTQVEQQLYLQPDSPLKATGLLNFGNIRRFDGDLEKSREILSQSLTIAQKLHLPETESTALLNLGNTELAMSTTGYAYAKRTAELKDTQRTEEHRQNALELYQKARAIATLPTTKIQAQLNYFAVLIETKQFTLASPVIEQIRADLNQLPASRVSIYARVNFAKSLLKMERTSDHPDIIQILETAIEQARSLADQRAESYALGTLGAVYEKVGDWSNAKKNTQSALVIAQVINAPDISYQWQWQMGRALQAENETKQAITYYTEAFKNISNLRSDLVALNPEVQLDFRESAEPLYRQLVDLLLLSPQPNRDHLIQARQVMEALQLAELDNFFGDACTKAKQVNIDQLDPYAAVIYPIILPNRLEVILKLPGSDNLRHYAHANISETQIDAAVLQLQNSLKRPSTSLSQIKKEAKQLYDWLIQPFADELESTKTREQSQIKTLVFVLDGSLRNLPMAVLHDGQRYLVERYAVSVTPTLQLLEPKPLHREALSVLIAGATDAPSFQKERLGAIANVAVELEGIKENIQRNQTLENQEFIKKNLQTKINTTPFNIIHLATHGKFSSNPEQTYILDWNERIKVKDLDNLLRLNYQRIANPIELLILSACETATGDKRAALGLAGVAIRAGARTTLASLWQINDASTAEFMIRFYQELNRGQITKAEALRNTQLAFLQQSTDRDYNRPYHWSAFILVGNWL; encoded by the coding sequence ATGAAACGCTTGTTGGGGTTCATTCTACTTATAATTTTCGGGTTAATATTTAGCCTGAATATACCAATGCTATTTCCTGTCATTGCCCAAAATCCCCCAACCCAAATTCAACCTGCATCAGCTTTATCGCTCGTACAATCTGCTAAAAAATATTACGATGCTGGTCAATTTTCAGCAGCCGTACAACTTCTACAACAAGCAGCGCAAATTTATCAAGTTTCAGGAGACATCGATCGCCAAGCTCAAGCGTTAAGTTTAATGTCTCTAGTTCAGCAAAAACTAGGGCTTTGGCAACAAGCAAAAACAGCAATTGATACTAGTTTAAATTTATTAGATAAATTACCTTTTGATAAAGAGTTCAGCCGCCTTCGTGCCCAAGTATTGAATAATTTAGGGCATTGGCAATTGGCACAGGGACAAACTGAAGCTGCTCTTTTAAGTTGGGAGAAAGCTGAAAAATTGTATGTTCAATCTGGCGATACGGTTACTATTATTGGCATCCAGATGAATCAAGCTTTAGCACTGCAAGCTTTAGGACTTTATCGCCGCGCCGAGAAACTTTTAACGCAAGTAGAACAACAGCTTTATTTACAACCCGACTCTCCTCTCAAAGCAACTGGGTTGCTGAATTTTGGTAATATCCGCCGATTTGATGGCGATTTAGAAAAATCTCGGGAAATTTTAAGCCAGAGTTTGACTATTGCCCAAAAATTACATTTACCGGAAACAGAAAGTACAGCTTTGCTGAATTTAGGAAATACAGAATTAGCGATGTCTACGACGGGCTACGCCTACGCCAAAAGAACAGCAGAATTGAAAGATACACAACGCACTGAAGAACACAGGCAAAATGCTTTAGAACTCTATCAAAAAGCTAGGGCGATCGCCACTTTACCTACAACAAAAATTCAGGCACAACTTAATTATTTTGCAGTACTAATTGAGACTAAGCAATTTACATTAGCTTCGCCTGTAATTGAACAAATCAGAGCCGACCTTAATCAATTACCAGCAAGTCGAGTATCTATTTATGCTCGTGTCAATTTTGCTAAAAGTTTACTCAAAATGGAGAGAACAAGCGATCATCCAGACATCATACAGATACTAGAAACAGCAATTGAGCAAGCTAGAAGTTTAGCAGACCAACGGGCAGAATCCTACGCCCTTGGTACTCTCGGTGCTGTATATGAAAAAGTTGGAGATTGGTCAAATGCGAAAAAAAACACTCAGTCTGCTTTAGTCATTGCCCAAGTAATTAACGCACCAGATATAAGCTATCAATGGCAATGGCAAATGGGGCGAGCGCTCCAAGCAGAAAATGAGACGAAACAAGCTATTACATATTACACCGAAGCTTTTAAAAATATCAGTAATTTACGCAGCGATTTAGTTGCCTTAAATCCAGAAGTTCAGTTGGACTTTAGAGAAAGTGCAGAACCACTGTATCGGCAATTAGTTGATTTACTCTTGCTTTCTCCACAACCAAATCGAGATCATCTTATTCAAGCTCGTCAGGTAATGGAAGCACTACAACTAGCAGAATTAGATAACTTTTTTGGCGATGCTTGTACCAAAGCAAAACAGGTAAATATTGACCAATTAGACCCGTATGCAGCCGTTATTTACCCAATTATTTTACCAAACCGTTTAGAAGTAATTTTGAAATTACCAGGCTCGGATAATTTACGTCACTATGCCCATGCTAATATTTCGGAAACCCAAATCGATGCAGCAGTTCTACAACTGCAAAATTCCCTCAAGCGTCCCAGCACCAGTTTAAGTCAGATCAAAAAAGAAGCAAAACAGTTATATGACTGGTTAATTCAACCGTTTGCAGATGAACTTGAAAGCACAAAAACGCGAGAGCAAAGCCAGATTAAAACCTTAGTATTTGTCCTTGATGGTTCATTGCGGAATCTACCAATGGCAGTTTTGCATGATGGACAAAGATATTTGGTCGAAAGGTATGCTGTGAGTGTAACCCCGACATTGCAGCTACTTGAACCTAAACCCTTACACAGAGAAGCACTCAGCGTCTTAATTGCCGGAGCAACAGACGCTCCCAGCTTTCAAAAAGAGAGGTTAGGAGCGATCGCTAATGTCGCGGTAGAATTAGAAGGAATTAAAGAAAACATTCAACGTAATCAAACGCTAGAAAATCAAGAATTTATCAAGAAAAATCTTCAAACCAAGATTAATACAACACCCTTCAATATCATTCACTTAGCAACTCATGGTAAATTTAGTTCTAACCCAGAACAAACCTATATTCTTGACTGGAATGAACGCATCAAAGTTAAAGATTTAGATAACTTACTGCGTTTGAATTACCAAAGAATTGCTAATCCTATTGAATTACTAATCTTGAGTGCTTGTGAAACAGCAACCGGAGATAAACGAGCCGCTTTGGGATTAGCGGGGGTAGCGATTCGAGCGGGTGCCCGCACTACTCTAGCTAGCTTGTGGCAGATTAATGATGCCTCTACTGCCGAATTTATGATTAGATTTTACCAAGAACTGAATCGTGGGCAAATTACAAAAGCAGAAGCTTTAAGAAATACTCAGCTTGCATTTTTGCAACAATCTACCGATAGAGATTATAATCGCCCTTATCATTGGTCTGCATTTATTTTAGTGGGCAATTGGCTGTAG